One genomic segment of Oncorhynchus kisutch isolate 150728-3 linkage group LG15, Okis_V2, whole genome shotgun sequence includes these proteins:
- the hars gene encoding histidine--tRNA ligase, cytoplasmic isoform X2: MADKAQIQEAIKTQGEVVRKLKAEKASKEQIDEEVAKLLELKVQLGGDEGRHQFTLKTAKGTRDYNPKQMAIREKVFNTIISCFKRHGAENIDTPVFELKETLTGKYGEDSKLIYDLKDQGGELLSLRYDLTVPFARYLAMNKVTNIKRYHIAKVYRRDNPAMTRGRYREFYQCDFDIAGQYDPMIPDAECLKIVHEILSELELGDFRIKVNDRRILDGMFAVCGVPDDKFRTICSTVDKLDKMSWEDVRSEMVKEKGLSEEAADQIGQYVSLQGGMDLAERLLQDAKMSQSKQACAGLTDMKQLFSYLQLFQVTDKVVFDLSLARGLDYYTGVIYEAILTQTGPVPVAAAQNGAGEKAEEGVSVGSVAGGGRYDGLVGMFDPKGRKVPCVGVSIGIERVFSIMEQKAEASAEKVRTTETQVMVASAQKNLLEERLRLTAELWNAGIKAEVMYKKNPKLLSQLQHCEDSGIPLVAILGEQELKDGVVKLRTVHSREEIDVSRAKLVEEIKRRTSDV, encoded by the exons ATGGCCGACAAAGCACAGATACAAGAGGCGATTAAAACACAAGGAGAAGTCGTGCGGAAACTAAAGGCAGAAAAAGCAAGCAAAGAACAG ATTGATGAGGAAGTGGCCAAACTGCTAGAGCTAAAGGTTCAGCTTGGAGGAGATGAAGGCAGACACCAATTCACGCTCAAGACCGCAAAG ggAACCAGGGACTATAACCCTAAGCAGATGGCCATCAGAGAGAAagtcttcaacaccatcatcAGCTGTTTTAAACGCCACGGAGCCGAGAACATCGACACACCCGTCTTTGAGCTGAAG GAAACGTTGACAGGAAAGTATGGTGAGGATTCTAAGCTCATCTACGACCTGAAGGACCAAGGAGGAGAGCTGCTGTCCCTTAGATACGATCTCACT GTGCCTTTCGCCCGTTACCTGGCCATGAACAAGGTCACCAACATCAAGCGCTACCACATTGCCAAGGTCTATCGTCGTGACAACCCCGCCATGACCCGCGGCCGCTACAGGGAGTTCTATCAGTGT GATTTTGACATTGCAGGCCAGTACGACCCCATGATCCCAGACGCTGAGTGCCTGAAGATCGTCCACGAGATCCTGAGTGAGCTGGAGCTGGGAGACTTCCGCATCAAG GTGAACGACAGACGTATTCTAGATGGGATGTTTGCAGTGTGTGGAGTTCCGGATGACAAGTTCCGCACCATCTGCTCCACAGTGGACAAACTGGACAAG ATGTCTTGGGAGGATGTGAGGAGTGAAATGGTGAAGGAGAAGGGTCTGTCTGAGGAAGCAGCCGACCAGATCGGACAGTATGTCAGCTTGCAGG GGGGGATGGACCTAGCTGAGCGCCTGCTGCAGGATGCTAAGATGTCACAGAGCAAGCAGGCGTGTGCCGGCCTCACAGACATGAAGCAGCTCTTCAGCTACCTCCAGCTCTTCCAGGTTACAGACAAG gTGGTGTTTGACCTGAGTCTGGCCCGTGGGTTGGACTACTACACAGGTGTGATTTATGAGGCCATTCTGACCCAGACCGGCCCGGTCCCAGTGGCGGCAGCCCAGAACGGGGCGGGCGAGAAGGCTGAGGAAGGTGTGAGCGTGGGTAGCGTGGCGGGCGGTGGGCGCTACGACGGCCTGGTGGGCATGTTCGACCCCAAGGGCAGGAAGGTGCCGTGTGTGGGGGTCAGCATCGGCATCGAGAGGGTCTTCTCCATCATGGAGCAGAAGGCTGAG GCATCGGCGGAGAAGGTGCGAACCACAGAGACTCAAGTCATGGTGGCCTCGGCACAGAAAAACCTTCTGGAGGAGAGACTCCGACTGACCGCTGAACTGTGGAACGCTGGgatcaag GCAGAGGTGATGTATAAGAAGAACCCCAAGCTGCTGAGCCAGCTGCAGCACTGTGAGGACTCTGGGATCCCCCTGGTGGCAATCCTGGGTGAGCAGGAGCTCAAGGACGGGGTGGTGAAGCTCCGAACGGTCCACAGCCGAGAGGAG aTTGACGTGTCCAGAGCCAAACTAGTGGAGGAGATCAAGAGAAGGACCTCGGACGTCTAA
- the hars gene encoding histidine--tRNA ligase, cytoplasmic isoform X1, with translation MINLGMASLRLYAGLVGCRSGSCARSLRTLSGMTVSQIDEEVAKLLELKVQLGGDEGRHQFTLKTAKGTRDYNPKQMAIREKVFNTIISCFKRHGAENIDTPVFELKETLTGKYGEDSKLIYDLKDQGGELLSLRYDLTVPFARYLAMNKVTNIKRYHIAKVYRRDNPAMTRGRYREFYQCDFDIAGQYDPMIPDAECLKIVHEILSELELGDFRIKVNDRRILDGMFAVCGVPDDKFRTICSTVDKLDKMSWEDVRSEMVKEKGLSEEAADQIGQYVSLQGGMDLAERLLQDAKMSQSKQACAGLTDMKQLFSYLQLFQVTDKVVFDLSLARGLDYYTGVIYEAILTQTGPVPVAAAQNGAGEKAEEGVSVGSVAGGGRYDGLVGMFDPKGRKVPCVGVSIGIERVFSIMEQKAEASAEKVRTTETQVMVASAQKNLLEERLRLTAELWNAGIKAEVMYKKNPKLLSQLQHCEDSGIPLVAILGEQELKDGVVKLRTVHSREEIDVSRAKLVEEIKRRTSDV, from the exons ATGATTAACCTGGGTATGGCGTCCCTGCGTCTTTATGCGGGGTTGGTGGGCTGTCGGTCTGGATCTTGTGCCCGCTCTCTACGCACCCTCTCTGGGATGACTGTGTCTCAG ATTGATGAGGAAGTGGCCAAACTGCTAGAGCTAAAGGTTCAGCTTGGAGGAGATGAAGGCAGACACCAATTCACGCTCAAGACCGCAAAG ggAACCAGGGACTATAACCCTAAGCAGATGGCCATCAGAGAGAAagtcttcaacaccatcatcAGCTGTTTTAAACGCCACGGAGCCGAGAACATCGACACACCCGTCTTTGAGCTGAAG GAAACGTTGACAGGAAAGTATGGTGAGGATTCTAAGCTCATCTACGACCTGAAGGACCAAGGAGGAGAGCTGCTGTCCCTTAGATACGATCTCACT GTGCCTTTCGCCCGTTACCTGGCCATGAACAAGGTCACCAACATCAAGCGCTACCACATTGCCAAGGTCTATCGTCGTGACAACCCCGCCATGACCCGCGGCCGCTACAGGGAGTTCTATCAGTGT GATTTTGACATTGCAGGCCAGTACGACCCCATGATCCCAGACGCTGAGTGCCTGAAGATCGTCCACGAGATCCTGAGTGAGCTGGAGCTGGGAGACTTCCGCATCAAG GTGAACGACAGACGTATTCTAGATGGGATGTTTGCAGTGTGTGGAGTTCCGGATGACAAGTTCCGCACCATCTGCTCCACAGTGGACAAACTGGACAAG ATGTCTTGGGAGGATGTGAGGAGTGAAATGGTGAAGGAGAAGGGTCTGTCTGAGGAAGCAGCCGACCAGATCGGACAGTATGTCAGCTTGCAGG GGGGGATGGACCTAGCTGAGCGCCTGCTGCAGGATGCTAAGATGTCACAGAGCAAGCAGGCGTGTGCCGGCCTCACAGACATGAAGCAGCTCTTCAGCTACCTCCAGCTCTTCCAGGTTACAGACAAG gTGGTGTTTGACCTGAGTCTGGCCCGTGGGTTGGACTACTACACAGGTGTGATTTATGAGGCCATTCTGACCCAGACCGGCCCGGTCCCAGTGGCGGCAGCCCAGAACGGGGCGGGCGAGAAGGCTGAGGAAGGTGTGAGCGTGGGTAGCGTGGCGGGCGGTGGGCGCTACGACGGCCTGGTGGGCATGTTCGACCCCAAGGGCAGGAAGGTGCCGTGTGTGGGGGTCAGCATCGGCATCGAGAGGGTCTTCTCCATCATGGAGCAGAAGGCTGAG GCATCGGCGGAGAAGGTGCGAACCACAGAGACTCAAGTCATGGTGGCCTCGGCACAGAAAAACCTTCTGGAGGAGAGACTCCGACTGACCGCTGAACTGTGGAACGCTGGgatcaag GCAGAGGTGATGTATAAGAAGAACCCCAAGCTGCTGAGCCAGCTGCAGCACTGTGAGGACTCTGGGATCCCCCTGGTGGCAATCCTGGGTGAGCAGGAGCTCAAGGACGGGGTGGTGAAGCTCCGAACGGTCCACAGCCGAGAGGAG aTTGACGTGTCCAGAGCCAAACTAGTGGAGGAGATCAAGAGAAGGACCTCGGACGTCTAA